One Echeneis naucrates chromosome 16, fEcheNa1.1, whole genome shotgun sequence genomic window, GTtctgacacacatgcaaacgaCACGATGTGCGATGTTGctggtcacacacacatttagactCACAGCCAGCTGCCATATCCGTACTGGATGGTCCCTCTGAAGATGGCAGACACGTTGCTTATCTCCATGGCGATGCCCTCGCCTGCTCGCAGCTCGAACGCACTGCGTCCAATCGACAGGTTGTGAATCTCCAAACTGAACGGGCCAAATGGAGAAACACAACGTTGGCTTCATGCTGTGATCACTCtccatgcatgtgtgtaagcCGTACGTGTCCACTCACTTCTCCAGGCCATATGTGACTCTGCCAACGAACAGCAGGGATTTCTCTCCCTTCACACTCGGATATTTGGCGTGCTGGAACGCTGCCTCGATAACCTTCGTGGTTTTCTCATTCACTgccacgaaaaaaaaaaaaccaaaaaacaaacaacacaagtaAGTCATATTTAAGTGGTGAAACGCAACTTTAAGCATTTGTTGGGAATTCTGCTGAATTTGAAAGTTGGATTTCCTGCCCACCTCCCAGATGATCTGAGGCTGAGGCATCTCTAAAGCTTGATTGAGAAATCACAGTTTCTGTTGTGAAAGTTTGATTTTTCATTaatcatgttgctttttttttttttttttttaggtttttagcCACTTCTGTGTCAAAGGTCATctgcaaaatcaaaatgagTTTAGATTTGTTCATCCATTCAGATCAGAATAGAGCAGTCATTTGATATGTTATCTGACCCTCAGTGCTGCATTTACTGGCACATACCTAGCAGCGTTGGCGGTTTTGTTTTCTCATGAATCCTTTCTAGGTAAATATCTAGTAAAAGTGTAGATAAGAAAGACATCCTGTCCAGTTCTGGAAAAGCAGCTgttcatttgctgtgttttcagtggCCATTTGATCACGATCAGCCGTCACCTCTAAACCAATCAGGTTTCCTTACTGTGATTTCAGAGATCAGGTCAGAGCagagtttgaaatgaaaatggaccTCAAAGGGTTTcagattaagaaaaaacaaaaaacaaacaaaaaaaaaaacaactgtgctCAGAAATTTTCTGTCAAAGTTAAACTGAACTGAGTTGTGTTTCAGAGAAACAGGTCAGACAAAGTGTGATTTTATGGATCAGTGGAACCACAAACGTCAACACTGGAGTGAAAACTCACATTTCATCAGCTCATGAGACGAAGCATGACGCTTTGAATTGATTAACTGAGTGACaccaaaaaccaaatcaaaatcacactcacacacaacagcagcagggtgGGTGAGCCGGCACACGGTTCCCGTAAATCTGTAGGCTGACACGGGGTCCTGCAGGCAGCGCTGGGACGCCCCAAACAGAggcaggagcaggaccaggagcaggagcagtgGTGGGAAAACCTCACGAGTCATTTCAGCTCTGAGAGTCTGTGGACTAACTGCGGCCGGctctttctgtccctcagtGACTTTCTCTTCTTACACAAGTTGAATCAGCGGAGTCCTCTTGAGATGCAACTGACCCGACCTCAGTTCAGCTCCAGACCCTTTCGTTGTTCCCTTTACAGACTCCAGTTCCCGTCAGTTGTGGCTGATCTTGCAgggttatgtttttgttttttgtttctttactttaACTATCTGCAGAGAACCCCCGTCCTTCAtccaatcagagacagacaaaccTGTGTGATTCACACTTGATGGAAGGACAAACACTGCCTTCCACGCAAGGTTCCCTTAAAGTAAACTGGCCAAAGTACAAGGTTTCCTCGGGCAAGTACACAAACTCCAACTATTCAGACTACAGTGCAGAGATTTGATGTTAACAAAATCAATTGGCATTTCTTCACTCTATGGATTGCTTTTAGTAAAGGGCCGCTGCAGTGAAGGACATGAAGCAGAAGCATTGAATCGATGCTGAACGTGCCGCAGAAATAAGAAACATGGAACATTTTTATCGCTTTAGGGAAAGtgcagtgaaagaaaatgatcAGAAACCTGAAATAAACCAACTGTGGAGCAGGTTTCAaacttcctctcctttccctgCCTGTAGCAGGTAAAACAcatcagctctgtgtgtttaacGGACGAGAGCTCCCTCACAGTGAAACTAGATGTAGAAGACAACTGTATGTagacaacatcaacacacaaaaaaatgaactgaactAAACTTACAATAGTACATTTTCCCTCTGGCCTCCACCACTTTCAGTTAGAGATACACTTCACCATCTGGTGGATGAAATCAGCATAACAAAAGCAAATCCTGACAAATGACTCATCTGTAAACACGACCCCTGAGAAGCAGCAGAGTGAACATTTTCCTCTCATGacttattttaaataataataataaaaaaaaagccatggTGTAAGTCCTGAAGAAAAAGCCCACAGGACAGTTACAGGGTGTGAGAAGACACCACGTGGACCTGGACTGAAGCATCCAGAGAGGAAGGACCTGAGCTGAATCTCTCAGAGTGACAAaacaaaggaggaaacaaaggaaGCTGGCAGTTAGAAAAGAGTCACGGGGCTTTGCTGCAAAACTAATTTTGACACAAACCGGCTGATTTAGTTTGATTCCTCCAAGcgtaatgtttgtgtttaatatgCATGACAAAGTTTTCAGCTTcatgttgttttattctttttttagaattctctgcagagggagaaaaaaataaaaacctgagtTGTATGAGATAAAAACTCTAGATTGATGCTAATGTTAGCCCACACTGTGAGGTGATGTGTCAGGTGGAATTTGAACACACGCAGATTTACTGTAAGGAGATAATTTTGCTCATGTTAGTTGTCGGCTTGGTGAAACCGCTGAGTGTTCCTACATGTGTGTCCCAAAACGCTATCAGCTTCAGAGAATCTCTGCATTTAAACACGGGTTCAAAGAACTCCAGCTGTGCTCTTTGTACTGATATCTGCAGAAATGTTGTCTCGATTAAAATCACATCTTTAACAAATAGCACAACAATAAAGGGCTGATTAAAGTTAAGAACGTTTATTGCATCCAGTCCTCGACGAACGATTCATTCATCGATAAGCATTTCTCACAGCGAgaccaacaaaaacagagaaactctTCAAGTCTTAATATGAAACTTCCAAGTTAAACATAGCTGACTTGTGATAAAGCAGGGGTTATTGCagcacacaccccccccccccccaaataaaaaaaaaatatatcaatgaGTGCAGAAAGAAGCAAATTACTTTCAGTTTACTTAAAGTTGTACTGAACCTTGTCGGAATAAAATACAATTATCAGTTAATAATCCGACTGGACTGATGTCAAAGACTTGTGTAAAGTGACCTGCGTGGTCAGTGAACACAAGATCGACATTCTTATATGGAGTGATTTCATTATACCGATTTTTGGTTTGAACTTGGAAGGTTAAGTGAATGAGCTAAATCACAGAAGGCAGCAAAATGGGGGTGTAAAGAGAGCAGGATGCCCCTTAATGCCATTTATTCTATAGATCATTTCTGACATGATAAATAATATTCACTGTCATTTAAATAGCTTTGATCTCATCTTTAACCAGTTTTTTCTGAATAGGATTTTAGGCTTGACCTGAAAATTTAAACTTAGTGCCACCACAGAAAAAACTGTGAGCCCAACAGGCCAAATATTTATATTAGAAATCTTCGAGTGAAGAATAATTAAACATAAATCTTCTAAGAGTAAAGAAGCttgcataaaataaacattgtaaAGTGCTTGGTGTACagatatttacttttttttttttttatactttacaGAAAATGTACCCAAAGATTTGGCAGAAAATAAAGCGATCTGAAAGAGAACGGAAAGGAAAGTGATATGAAAGTTTAATGATCTTAGTCTTCTCGTTTTGACGAGTTCAGTTCTGCTCATGATCAGGTCCTGTTGGCCGTCAAATATTCAGTACAGTGACTTTATGAAGGCAAAGAAGGGAATCACCACACTTCTTGTGTGgaattcatttacagcatttaaaCATTACTTTGATCATCATCTGTCTTGAATTTGAGTGAGCTGAACTGGTCTTTTCTAACAAACATTTATCAGGAATATTTTGTGGAtcccaaacaaataaaagttctTCATTCATATTGTAACTGCCCATGTCAAAATATTAACTCACACGAATTGTTGTCGGTTATGAACTTAAATTTTGTAACTTCAGCTTGCATCCTTTTGACCTTCCTCTGCTTCCATGGCCaggaacagtatttttttttttttaagtggaacACATCTGACTTACATTTATTGCTGGAATCAAATACAGGTTCTATACACTAGTAGTtcatactggaaaaaaaaaaaaacctgtctgtGGAAGTTGAATTTATGAGCTGATTTCAAATCCAGCTGAATCAGGAGCCTCATGTACAAAAACCTCGTGACAGGAAGAATAGTTTAGGCACCAAGGTCCAACAGTGTGAGACAAGAGGTCTGTGTCTTTGCCCTCAGCTGTCTCCTACTCTGGACTTCCAGGCATCTGAACTCGTCTTAATCCAtgtgaaagaacaaaaaccCTTTGAGTTGGGCTAAAAACAACCATCAGTGGAAAGCAGATCAGATACAGAACTCGGATCCTATCGAATAATTATTAGACAATATCTGGTGCTTCTAGTCTGCTGTGTCTTTTGTTCCCAGTTTCCACATTTTGAGAAATCCAAGGGTTTGGCACTGTTTTGTTACTGGTGTTTAACAGCAATTTGCACTATTGTCCAAGATTGTGTTGGGTAGGTCCTCACCATTGTTGATTTGCATACAATGCccctgttctttgttttttcttctcaaagtGACAGCTCCATAAATCTTTCTTGCTCTTCCACTCCCGTTTCAGGGGAACACTTGTTCCCTGCTGAAAACAGTCTGTTATCTCCAACAGTCGTCTGTTCTGGGTGTTCAGTTGGCCATACCTTGAGGAAGCTCTGGTatgagggaggagaagaaagttTTGAAGAATACCCAGGCTGTCCACATGACCGACACCCTGTGAGGAGGAACTAAAACTGCTGTCATTGGTCCTTCAGATCCATCTACTGCGGCTGGAGCTTCTTCCCTTTGTCTGTTGGCCAACTCATCATCCTGAAGACACAAGAAATATAATTACCATCAATTTGCTTacttgaaatattttaaactttaaagatCCAAGACTGCACACAGGTTAAAGTCAAGACCCGAAAAAACGGGAACCTTGAACTGCTGGGATAATGGATGATGATGCCCAAAGGAGTTTTAACCCACAATTGAATAAAACCAGACAAGCAGTAAGAAACTGGGAGATTGCTTCTTACTGGATTTGGATTTGGGatcatgttttcattctgctggttgtgctggcCATCAGGGGGCTGGAGATGGTTGCGTCTTTGACCCTGAAGCCTTCTGAAGGGAAACCAACCAGCTGTGTGCCtgcggacaaaaaaaaaaaaaaacaggaaaaaaatttaTGGTCTGCTCTGGTGGCCTAGTGGTTcaataaaaattacataatCATAATGTCCGGTGACTGTCAGCAGGGgacctttctttctctctctttcctcctacATTTCCTCGTTCTCTACTAGGACTATGAAACACATGCAAACGCAGAAAATGTTGagttaagaaaacaaaaacaaagaaacaaaacaaacatttatgtcatgcattagattagattttacTTTGCCAActttctcatacacacacaatacttAACATCCTGCTCTTTTTGCTATGAAAATTTCAGatgcaatttattttatcttcagaGAAATTACAGCAATAATAGCATTTCTGTATCTTTGAGGAATTTGTTCTTCCTCACTTTTCTAATCCACAGAATATGTTCACCAGTCACTTTATGTTTGGACGCCATATCATGCGTGTGTACATGTCTGTACATAAGAGGTTATGTAACTAGGACATGGTAGacaaaggggaggggggggacaACATGGAACATTATTCAGTTCAAGAGTGCCCTCTGCTGGTGCACAGGGTCAACTACTTCAATACAGGAAAGTTTAAATAAGAAGAGGTTATTACAGGTCAAGTATGGTCTTGTCTTtcttcacatttaaataaatgcttCACTTTCATTTAAAAGTGACAACTCAACCAACATTATCACATCgttaaaaatgtatctttttgtgaatgtttgaattGTCCGAGTTTggttatttacacattttttcacaCTACTTTTCACAATAAACTGGAATTGATGATTCAGCAGCATCCATCTTATAAAGATTCAACTTGTGAAGCCAGATTAAAGGTCAGGGTGAAGATATGTGAACACGACTCACAACATGTAAAATCCCAAAATATTTACGAGCTTCCGTAGAATATTTATCAAAGTCTCtgaaatgtcttaaaaaaacataaaggggaaaacaaacaaaaaaaaactgatgaagaAAGGAAATTGGAATAACCAAATATgttgtcaaaacaaacaagctatGATAGTAAAACAAGAGATGAAGAAACTAGATCACTCAACTGCACTTCTAATTTCTCACttactccacacagacacaaattaaATCCATAAACACCGGTATGACTGAGACCATAACAACTTACATTCACTAATTATGAAAATGGACAGTGGTTTATTTATATGTAGCATAATAAAAATATTCCCTATCATTATAACATTAGAAGCGTTAGAATGAATTGAAAATAGGTCTGAGGCCGTTCAAagcttaataaataaataaataaataaataaattccagCAAATCAGTGGGGACAGAGCTTCTTCTGTAGAATGAGGAAGTGACTGAACTGCAACATGGGAAACCCGACGATAAGAATTTTGAGATTTCCATGAAAACTGCACTGCATACAACTGCTCAAACCATTTCAGCCTTCCTTTTCCGCCTTTCCCTCTGTCAGCAAGCTGTCAGGCTTTTATTTGAGGGCTTGGCTGTACACACAATCACTcaacaactgcaacaacaacagaattaCGTGGATTCATCAGGTTTGCTGCTAAACTTCTGATTCTATTACCTAATTGAATTTACTGGCATGTACAATCACAAAGAGAATGTGGTGCATTTAGTGATCACTATTTTCAGTTGCTGATTTTTCTTGCTTTCAAAAAAGCCACTGAATGCCAGCAAGAGGCCATTAAGGTTAACAGCCCAACAGCAGAGAGCTCTTAAGTAATTCACGGAAGTGTGGTGTGGCTGCTCAgccatattttgtttgttgtggttaAACAATGAAAAGGTTTAGTCATCAACCAGGATGTAAACTAATCAGACTTACAGGTACATGAGAAGGAGCGTGCTCATCACCAGCAGAAAGCGACTCAGGTTGGAGTTGAAGTACACGATCATCAACAGAACGCAGAACCTTGCGGCGGAGTACAACCAGTCCAGCCAGTCACGCTCCAtgtcctcctcgtcctccatTACAGGACCACCCTGTGCGTTCATCCGCATATTCTGGTTGGCCTCACCTGGGTTGATGAAGGCGCCATTCGGGGCTGGGTTCTGATTTGCCGGCAGGTTGTTGATGGGATTCTGATTGGCTAAGGCGGCTGGCACGGGTACCTGGTGGGGAGGAACAGGAGGGTACTGGCCAGTGACTGAGGCCGGTGCAGGGGGAACGGTGCCTGCTGCTGCCAAGGCTGCCTGACTGTTagtataaaacaaaattaatctCATAAGTACAGAAAGTATGCAAGGCAACAATAACCACTCTTAGCAATTGGAAAGTaatatgaattaaaaatgtgtgcatgAAAAACTCACTATTGCATATAATATTGCCTAGCGTAGACATGCTGGAGCCAAAGAAGCTGTTGAGGGCTGTAGAGGGAGTAGTTGGGAAAGGCTGGCTGATTCATCTGTGGTGCTCCATTcctgcagcaacaaaaacagagaccaTCAACATCTTCAAAAATGCAACCTTTGCCGATTTGCAATTTGAATTGCACACaattaaaactaatttctgGCTGACAATCCAGGGGGCTTTTCAATCAGGGTTCACCAATTATTGATGATTATCAAGCAGAATGTTTGCTTAAACACATCCTGTAAATTACGTAGTATTCTATCACGTGGATAGAAGTCAAAGGAAATTGTTTGGGGTCACAGTGAATTCTAGGTTGCGTTCACTTAGATTTTCTGTGTATTAATGTGATGTTAGATGGTATCAGggtaattttgttttgaaaaccaaaCCACAGTCACATGGTTTCCGGTAACACACTTGAACAGATAGACAAGCTCTTCCTTTATGCATTACATTGCAGCAGCAGGCCATGCAGGACTCCACGGTGGAGATACTGGGGTGTCTGTGTGAGCAGGGGCagcagctgaagctgaagaggtctgtctcctctgcctcAGCTCTGGTGCGTTAGGAGTCTGGACTGCAGGGGAGCTGCTGGGACTGGGTGAATTGGAGGCTGCCATTGGCCTTGGTTCTGTTGCTTTAGTCTGTAGGGGTAAAAATTTGTATAAAACAGCTTAAACATTATCAGTGTCAGTCCATGAAACAAAAACCCCcttttcagaaaaataactgaaactgaaaagagtTCTGTTTGGGTGCACTTTCCATCTTGAAACTGAAGTGGAGTTGTGCAAGTTGACGAAGTGAAACATAACCACTTCATGGGGGAATACTAATGACGGAGCAGGTGGAGAAATTTCTAAACTAAACCTGCCACATTCTTCACCTATTAGGTGTTTCATGAATGTACTTCTAAATCCAAAGATCATGTAGCATTAAGTGGTTATTAAAGCAGATGGGAATCATGCTATCCTGTTAACCATCATTAGAAAGCAGctactggtaaaaaaaaaaaaaaaaaaaaaaaagagaaataaaaccagTCTGAAAATCTGTTAGGACAGCTACTAATTTGTTTACGACTGGAGCAAATCGTGAAACCAAACTGTTCTGCTTACATGGcctcaaaatgtaaatatgtagcCAACAGGGGTTTCACTTAGCAGGCAGGAACTTGATGAACTTGATTAACTGAATCAGAATCAGTCCAGgggaaaagattttaaaaacacatgaatctttcaaatgaaaagttatATCAGCAGTTACACTGGGTGAGAGGGAATCTAGCAGCATCATTTCTCTTAGTGGCTAAATAAACCgttttttctcctcaccttAGGTCTTGCGCCCAGCGATCCGGTAAGTGGATTcctgcacgcacacaccagGTGTACTGTTGGAGTGGGGTCCGTctgagaggaaataaatgtgtcattagTAAAAGGCACAGTTAAAAGATCTTTTTGGAGGTGACAGTGAACATGACACATTTGGCTCATGTTCACAATGTGattaggaggaggagaaggactGTGTGACTTTGGTTCTTCCAAAAATAACTAAGTCCCACtcacacaaaaccaaagaaaatggatcaggatcagagcaAACAGTTTTGACTTGATATTGAGACTGAACCTTACAGTTTGATAAGAGAGATTTTTCTAAAGATGCCACAGCCCACTGGACAGAatcaaaaaccacaaatgatgTGGTTATTCCTGGATATTAAACAGTGCTGACCTCGTGTCACAGCTGGTACTTTCTCATCTGTAGCAACTACGAGCCTCTACTGGGAGTCTCACACAAAAAGGTCACTTGAAAAACACTCTACAGGTTTTTATGACACACAACAAACCCCTTCTCCAGCTTCAAAGCCTTATGAAACAGTTTGTTAATATGACAGCAGAATAAAGGCACATCCACTCAAGTATCAATTTATTAGGTTCAGCCATCTACAATTAATGCAGTCTGGTGCAAGTACTCTACAATAAATCTTACCATCATAGAGTTAAATATGGCTCACTTTCTATGGTTTTTAATGAATATCTTATCATTCTGTTGAATTGCATGTCATTAAACTGAGATGGGTTTCAAATAGCAGTTGATGAGTTATTACACTACAGAAGCTTTGTTTTTGGTGTAGATAATAACTTAAGGGAATTAACTGAGTCTTAGTGGTTTCAGGTTTTGTAGAAAGAAGTAAAACTTTAATAACAAGAGATTCTaggaaaatgaacacaaacctGCTTGAAGATGTCTTTAATGTGTTGATGGTCGGACAGCAGTTTACCAGCATAGATCAGTCTTTGGTCATTCACAGCCTAAAGAAAGGAGAAATTATTGGCATCTCTTGAGTACCATATTTTTTTAGGATTAAGTAATTTCACACTTATCTGGgcagctgtttgactttgcTGAGCTTTCTGGTGTGAAACTACCTTGAGGAATTTTTCCACTGTGTCATTGATAGTTGTATTTACCTTGCTGCTGAGTGGAAAATTCACACCAAAATCATTGTTGAGTGAAGCTTTGTGGAAAAAGGTATgtaaaaaggtaaaatataaacacacGCAGCCACAAAAAAGAGCACTGTAAACTTATTCTTGGTaggactaaaaaaaataaatggatgcCTACTAAGAGGGAGatgaacatttcacattagTACATTAAAGTGAAAACTCTTTGGTACTCTTAACACCTGGCTTTTCACCAGGACTGAGACATTTTACAGTCTACTTCCTGGCCCCAACTCGTCTGATCACGTTTTATTTGCATCTTCTCTGTCAGGTCCCAGTTTAACATTAAGATCCTGTTTCTGCTTCAGGGGCTCTGCTTATTTCCAGACCTCtctggtaaaataaataaataaataaataaatgaataaggtTTTTAAGTATCTGCCAACTCTTAGGGGATCACTCTGCCACTCAACTCTTTTCTTTACAATCATTATCAAACAGCTACTATCTTGAGAGGATCTTTAACAGATAATAACAAACAGCCGAAGTCAGCTCAAAGCTTTTCCAATGTTGACGTGACTCTCCAGTTCCCCCCTTTTGAAtagtttctctttctgttaGTTTTATAAGAAAAGTAAGTTAAATACTCTCGGGGTGGTGAATGAATATGTCAGATTGTTGTACAGgttattttttggggggaaggtgtgtgtgtgtgtgtgtgtgtgtgtgtgtgtgtgtgtgtgtgtgtgtgtgtgtgtgtgtgtgtgtgtgtgagcatctGGCTGAACTACTTCCTCCGACGTTCGCTGGCTAACTTTAAAAACTCACCGGTTTGGAGGGGAACACAGCCGACAGCCGCGTCTTCAGGTCCTCCACGGTCCAGTTCGGCTGGATGTCTTCGACCAACAGGTCCTCCTGGTTCTGGTTGGGCGTTTTTATGAGAAGTTTGATCATCTCTTGTTGAGAATCTccttcatccattttttttttgtcttcttcttctttcttttttatactGTCTCTGTATGCACGCGGCGCCGCACGTCACAGTTCCCTTGGCAACGGCCGCGGTcgttaaaatgaaacaaagatgGAGGCCCTCCCGTGGGGAGGTGAaggcaaaaataacaaaaaaaatgaataaaacccaAATCGTGCCGTTTGGAGCTTCAGCTGACTCTGGTCGTGAGTCTGTCCTGCTGCCGGGATAAAGCAGCCGTCATCCGGGCCTTCGGCGGGGAGGACTCTTGTTTCCAAACACGGTGGCCGCTCCTGATTGGCTGCGTCAGCTCCTGCATGGTTACATCAGCTCCTGATTGGCTACGTCACCTCCTGAATGGTTACGTCAGCACCTGATTGGTTACGTGGAAGGTAGGGGCCGCTTCCTCACCAATGCGCATGCGCAAATCTTTATAATTCCGTTCAAAGATCGTTTATTTATTAACGAGGGCTCTATAAGGTGCTTTTTTTGTTAAGTTGCTAAAACAaagtttgttagtttgtttttactaACTGCTGGAAATTGCACGAGTAATGCCGTAAATATAAGTATAACACTCCCCGTAATAAATAGATTGATACAATAAtttcttttattgcttttcCCACTGTAAATTGTCTTCAATGCTTGACgtttttgtttctgaaaaaggaaaaggagcgAGAACTCAATCTTTGCTAAGCGACACATTTCCTGACAACAAAGATATGTCTCACAATTGAAGTTGCGTCAGTCGTGTTACATGAGCTGCAGAATAACTTAACATATGATTtgaaaactgaacacacacacacacaaacatatgtaAATAAGTAcaagaagtaaataaataacaataaagcagATCATCATAATAGATTGTTATATTGTGAACCACGTGTTTCAATTGCAGCAGGCCAATTTGACGTATTTTTCTGAAGAGCAGTTTTATTGgtagaggtcaaaggtgaaggTCTCCTACCAGCTAAAAGCTGTCCTGCTGATAAGATTTCAAATGATGAAGGACACTTTTAACAGGACATGTGTCCAGGTGCTGCACTATGGCGTTGTATAAAAACGTACAACAGATAAAATCTTGctgttttttctgaaataaagtTGATTACCAGTTATGAACTTTGGGGAGCTATATACAAAAAATCAATGTTTTAAACTGAATGTCCCTACAAACCGGCAG contains:
- the herpud1 gene encoding homocysteine-responsive endoplasmic reticulum-resident ubiquitin-like domain member 1 protein, encoding MDEGDSQQEMIKLLIKTPNQNQEDLLVEDIQPNWTVEDLKTRLSAVFPSKPAVNDQRLIYAGKLLSDHQHIKDIFKQTDPTPTVHLVCACRNPLTGSLGARPKTKATEPRPMAASNSPSPSSSPAVQTPNAPELRQRRQTSSASAAAPAHTDTPVSPPWSPAWPAAAMNGAPQMNQPAFPNYSLYSPQQLLWLQHVYARQYYMQYQAALAAAGTVPPAPASVTGQYPPVPPHQVPVPAALANQNPINNLPANQNPAPNGAFINPGEANQNMRMNAQGGPVMEDEEDMERDWLDWLYSAARFCVLLMIVYFNSNLSRFLLVMSTLLLMYLHTAGWFPFRRLQGQRRNHLQPPDGQHNQQNENMIPNPNPDDELANRQREEAPAAVDGSEGPMTAVLVPPHRVSVMWTAWVFFKTFFSSLIPELPQGMAN